From Streptomyces griseorubiginosus, one genomic window encodes:
- a CDS encoding MarR family winged helix-turn-helix transcriptional regulator: MSQEGVGIDLETSLGYLLKEASSALRTAMEEVLRPLGMSVTHYSCLELLAQRPGLSNSELARGAFVTRQTMNVLLQALERDGYVTRPAAAPVGKALPTRLTPSGRRSLEKASAAVRSVEARMLAGLTETEQTAAFGALKSMIHSLREDGGA, encoded by the coding sequence ATGAGTCAAGAAGGTGTCGGCATCGACCTGGAGACGTCACTGGGCTACCTGCTCAAAGAGGCGTCGAGCGCGCTGCGCACGGCGATGGAGGAGGTGCTGCGGCCGCTCGGGATGAGCGTGACGCACTACTCCTGCCTCGAACTCCTGGCGCAGCGACCGGGGTTGTCGAACTCCGAGCTCGCGCGGGGCGCGTTCGTGACGCGGCAGACGATGAACGTGCTGCTCCAGGCACTGGAACGGGACGGCTACGTGACCAGGCCCGCGGCGGCACCCGTCGGGAAGGCGTTGCCCACGCGGCTCACGCCCAGTGGCCGGCGAAGCCTCGAGAAGGCGAGCGCGGCCGTTCGTTCCGTCGAGGCCAGGATGCTGGCCGGTCTGACCGAGACCGAGCAGACGGCCGCGTTCGGGGCCCTGAAGAGCATGATCCATTCCCTGCGCGAGGATGGCGGCGCCTAG
- a CDS encoding VOC family protein — MPATGPDFISLQVRDLDASQAFYERYLGLVRSPAGPPHAVVFETKPIAFALRDIIPGTGLASVAQPGIGVAIWLHATGVQAIHDALVADGRIIVSAPIDGPFGRTFTFADPDGYQITLHDRA, encoded by the coding sequence ATGCCCGCCACCGGCCCCGACTTCATCTCACTCCAAGTGCGCGACCTCGACGCTTCACAGGCGTTCTACGAGCGGTACCTCGGCCTCGTCCGCTCGCCGGCCGGACCTCCGCACGCCGTCGTCTTCGAGACGAAGCCGATCGCGTTCGCCCTGCGCGACATCATTCCCGGCACCGGCCTCGCCTCCGTCGCCCAGCCCGGCATCGGTGTCGCGATCTGGCTCCACGCCACCGGCGTCCAGGCGATCCACGACGCGCTCGTCGCCGACGGCCGGATCATCGTCTCCGCACCGATCGACGGCCCCTTCGGCCGGACCTTCACCTTCGCCGACCCGGACGGCTACCAGATCACGCTCCACGACCGCGCCTGA
- a CDS encoding ROK family protein, which yields MAVRNGRTVRDLRRGNRTAVLQRLYFDGPMSRFALAPATGLSAASISNVVADLVADHLVEEAGTVESDGGRPRTLLRVAPGGGHMIGVDVGETRVRVELFDLTLTELARTERPLEHHGYDVEVVVGHIRDGIAEVLAATDIAPEQLLGVGIGVPGIVARTSAVGAVVHGQTIGWDAVPLESLLRSTGELPDSVPYFIDNGARTLGQAELWFGAGRGCRNAVVVLFGSGIGACLVTEDMEYGRPLEWGHLTARVRGRRCRCGALGCLEAYAGAEALLERWREEGGRPPEGVDEESALTAMLGAAYPGGGDGNGSGREADPVALAVLEEAAEYVGAGLSDLINLFQPERILIGGWAGLQLGPRLLPAVRRYADEYALRHPAERASIDLGELGPDAVTVGAAILPLAEFFARGGQRGNGIRVREG from the coding sequence ATGGCGGTGCGGAACGGGCGGACGGTGCGCGACCTGCGACGGGGCAACCGCACCGCCGTACTACAACGGTTGTATTTCGACGGCCCCATGAGCCGCTTCGCGCTGGCCCCCGCCACCGGCCTCAGCGCCGCTTCCATCAGCAACGTCGTCGCGGACCTGGTCGCGGATCACCTGGTCGAGGAGGCAGGCACCGTCGAGTCCGACGGCGGCCGCCCCCGCACGCTGCTGCGCGTGGCCCCCGGTGGCGGCCACATGATCGGCGTCGACGTCGGCGAGACCCGGGTCCGCGTCGAGCTGTTCGACCTCACCCTGACGGAACTCGCCCGCACCGAACGGCCTTTGGAGCATCACGGCTACGACGTCGAGGTGGTCGTCGGCCACATCCGGGACGGCATCGCCGAGGTTCTCGCCGCCACCGACATCGCCCCCGAGCAGCTGCTGGGCGTCGGGATCGGCGTCCCCGGCATCGTGGCCCGCACCTCCGCGGTGGGCGCCGTGGTCCACGGCCAGACGATCGGCTGGGACGCCGTCCCGCTGGAATCCCTGCTGCGTTCGACCGGTGAACTCCCGGACTCCGTCCCGTACTTCATCGACAACGGGGCCCGCACCCTCGGCCAGGCCGAGCTGTGGTTCGGGGCCGGCCGGGGCTGCCGCAACGCGGTCGTCGTCCTCTTCGGCTCGGGCATCGGCGCCTGTCTCGTCACGGAGGACATGGAGTACGGCCGCCCCCTGGAGTGGGGCCACCTGACCGCACGGGTCCGGGGCCGCCGCTGCCGTTGCGGTGCGCTGGGCTGCCTGGAGGCGTACGCGGGCGCGGAGGCGCTGCTGGAGCGGTGGCGGGAGGAGGGGGGACGTCCGCCGGAGGGGGTGGACGAGGAGAGCGCGCTGACGGCGATGCTGGGGGCCGCTTATCCGGGCGGGGGTGACGGGAACGGAAGTGGCCGCGAGGCCGACCCGGTGGCGCTCGCCGTGCTGGAGGAGGCCGCCGAGTACGTGGGCGCCGGGCTGTCCGACCTGATCAACCTCTTCCAGCCCGAGCGCATCCTCATCGGCGGCTGGGCAGGGCTCCAGCTCGGCCCCCGGCTCCTGCCCGCCGTACGCCGGTACGCCGACGAGTACGCCCTGCGTCACCCAGCCGAGCGCGCCTCCATCGACCTCGGTGAACTCGGCCCGGACGCGGTGACGGTCGGCGCCGCGATCCTGCCGCTCGCCGAGTTCTTCGCGCGCGGCGGGCAGCGCGGCAACGGCATTCGGGTGCGGGAGGGTTGA
- a CDS encoding sugar ABC transporter substrate-binding protein: MRRTRAAAAGAVTASLLTLVTACGGGSSTSDGSNDSPKTLTYWASNQGASIEVDKKVLQPELDKFEKQTGIKVKLEVVPWSDLLNRILTATTSGQGPDVLNIGNTWSASLQATGALLPWDAKNFAAIGGKDRFVDSALGSTGAQGQDPAAVPLYSMAYALYYNKQIFADAGISKPPATWDELVADGKKIQAEGKSALGAEGANLSENIHHVFVFAKQHGGEFFTSDGKPDFTNDKVVAAVKQYVDLMAKDKVIPTGDAEYAQNQSVSDFAKGNQAMLLWQSASANLKSQGMSEDKYGIAPVPVQSGTPGTGTQVNSAVMGINLAVFKNTDNIDGAKKFVKFMTGDAEQKILNTAYSSIPPVRTVQADTTFSSGANKVLKDTLATSAAALPQVADESQFETAVGTAVKDLFADAAAGRAITTESVKAALEKAQQQMPTK, encoded by the coding sequence ATGCGCAGAACCCGAGCCGCGGCCGCCGGAGCCGTCACCGCCTCGCTGCTGACGCTCGTCACCGCCTGCGGCGGCGGATCGTCGACGAGCGACGGGTCCAACGACTCGCCGAAGACCCTGACCTACTGGGCCTCCAACCAGGGCGCCAGCATCGAGGTCGACAAGAAGGTCCTCCAGCCCGAGCTCGACAAGTTCGAGAAGCAGACCGGCATCAAGGTCAAGCTGGAGGTCGTCCCCTGGTCCGACCTGCTCAACCGGATCCTCACCGCGACCACCTCGGGGCAGGGCCCCGACGTCCTCAACATCGGCAACACCTGGAGCGCCTCCCTCCAGGCCACCGGCGCGCTGCTGCCCTGGGACGCGAAGAACTTCGCCGCGATCGGCGGCAAGGACCGCTTCGTCGACTCCGCGCTCGGCTCCACCGGCGCCCAGGGCCAGGACCCGGCCGCCGTCCCGCTCTACTCGATGGCCTACGCCCTCTACTACAACAAGCAGATCTTCGCCGACGCCGGCATCAGCAAGCCCCCGGCCACCTGGGACGAGCTGGTCGCCGACGGCAAGAAGATCCAGGCCGAGGGCAAGTCCGCGCTCGGCGCCGAGGGCGCGAACCTGTCGGAGAACATCCACCACGTCTTCGTCTTCGCCAAGCAGCACGGCGGCGAGTTCTTCACCTCCGACGGCAAGCCCGACTTCACCAACGACAAGGTCGTGGCCGCGGTCAAGCAGTACGTCGACCTCATGGCCAAGGACAAGGTCATCCCGACCGGCGACGCCGAGTACGCCCAGAACCAGTCGGTGAGCGACTTCGCCAAGGGCAACCAGGCCATGCTGCTGTGGCAGTCCGCGTCCGCCAACCTGAAGTCCCAGGGCATGAGCGAGGACAAGTACGGCATCGCCCCGGTGCCCGTGCAGTCCGGCACCCCCGGCACCGGCACCCAGGTCAACTCCGCCGTCATGGGCATCAACCTCGCTGTCTTCAAGAACACCGACAACATCGACGGCGCCAAGAAGTTCGTGAAGTTCATGACCGGCGACGCCGAGCAGAAGATCCTCAACACGGCCTACAGCTCCATCCCGCCGGTCAGGACCGTCCAGGCGGACACCACCTTCAGCTCGGGCGCCAACAAGGTCCTCAAGGACACCCTCGCCACCAGCGCCGCCGCGCTGCCGCAGGTCGCCGACGAGTCCCAGTTCGAGACCGCCGTCGGAACCGCCGTCAAGGACCTGTTCGCCGACGCGGCCGCCGGTCGCGCGATCACCACCGAGTCGGTGAAGGCGGCGCTGGAGAAGGCCCAGCAGCAGATGCCGACGAAGTGA
- a CDS encoding sugar ABC transporter permease produces the protein MTTTAPAEQSVGKTPSGAAHPHPRRRPGRIRRIGLPYLLLLPALLLELLVHLVPMVIGAVMSFKELTQFYIRDWGTAPWSGLDNYKVSVDFDAPVGEALLHSFLVTVAFTLLSVGLCWLIGTAAAVFMQDTFRGRGLLRALFLVPYALPVYAAVITWVFMFQHDNGLVNHVLHDQLHLTDKPSFWLIGDNSFWALLTVSVWKGWPFAFLIVMAGLQNIPGELYEAAALDGAGLWQQIRRITLPSLRPVNQVLLLVLFLWTFNDFNTPYVLFGKSAPEAADLISVHIYQASFVTWNFGTGSAMSVLLLLFLLVVTGVYLLLTSRGRKPADV, from the coding sequence ATGACCACCACCGCTCCCGCGGAGCAGTCCGTGGGCAAGACCCCTTCCGGGGCGGCGCATCCTCATCCCCGCCGCCGCCCCGGAAGGATCCGCCGCATCGGGCTGCCGTACCTGCTCCTGCTGCCGGCCCTGCTCCTCGAACTCCTCGTCCACCTGGTGCCGATGGTGATCGGCGCCGTGATGAGCTTCAAGGAGCTCACCCAGTTCTACATCCGCGACTGGGGCACCGCGCCCTGGTCCGGCCTCGACAACTACAAGGTGTCGGTGGACTTCGACGCCCCCGTCGGCGAGGCCCTGCTGCACTCGTTCCTCGTCACCGTCGCCTTCACGCTGCTGTCGGTCGGCCTGTGCTGGCTGATCGGCACGGCGGCGGCGGTCTTCATGCAGGACACCTTCCGCGGCCGGGGCCTGCTGCGCGCCCTGTTCCTGGTGCCGTACGCGCTGCCGGTCTACGCGGCCGTCATCACCTGGGTGTTCATGTTCCAGCACGACAACGGCCTGGTGAACCACGTCCTGCACGACCAGCTGCACCTCACCGACAAGCCGTCCTTCTGGCTCATCGGCGACAACAGCTTCTGGGCGCTGCTGACGGTGTCGGTGTGGAAGGGCTGGCCGTTCGCCTTCCTCATCGTGATGGCCGGACTCCAGAACATCCCCGGCGAGTTGTACGAGGCGGCGGCGCTGGACGGCGCGGGCCTGTGGCAGCAGATCCGCCGGATCACGCTGCCGTCCCTGCGCCCGGTCAACCAGGTCCTGCTCCTGGTGCTGTTCCTGTGGACCTTCAACGACTTCAACACGCCGTACGTCCTGTTCGGCAAGTCGGCCCCGGAGGCGGCGGACCTCATCTCGGTCCACATCTACCAAGCCTCCTTCGTCACCTGGAACTTCGGCACCGGCTCGGCCATGTCCGTCCTCCTGCTGCTGTTCCTGCTCGTGGTGACGGGCGTCTACCTCCTGCTGACCTCACGGGGAAGGAAACCGGCCGATGTCTAG
- a CDS encoding carbohydrate ABC transporter permease, which translates to MAPPRSFLWSRRIFLTLLTGFVLLPVYVMVSSSLKPLADVTGQFHWLPSEVTIRPYIDIWSTIPLARYFVNSLIVAGAATVCSVVIAVFAAYAVSRYDFRGKRVFTVTVLSTQMFPGILFLLPLFLIYVNIGNATGIALFGSRGGLILTYLTFSLPFSIWMLIGYLDSVPRDLDEAALVDGCGPLGALFRVVVPAAIPGIVAVAVYAFMTAWGEVLFASVMTNDTTRTLAVGLQGYSTLNNVYWNQIMAASLVVSVPVVAGFLLLQRYLVAGLTAGAVK; encoded by the coding sequence ATGGCGCCGCCGCGTTCGTTCCTCTGGTCCCGGCGGATCTTCCTCACCCTGCTCACCGGCTTCGTGCTGCTGCCGGTGTACGTCATGGTCTCCAGCTCGCTGAAGCCGCTCGCGGACGTCACCGGGCAGTTCCACTGGCTGCCCAGCGAGGTGACCATCCGGCCGTACATCGACATCTGGTCGACGATCCCGCTCGCCCGCTACTTCGTGAACTCGCTGATCGTGGCGGGCGCGGCGACGGTCTGCTCGGTCGTCATCGCGGTCTTCGCCGCGTACGCGGTGAGCCGCTACGACTTCCGGGGCAAGCGCGTCTTCACCGTCACCGTGCTGTCCACGCAGATGTTCCCCGGCATCCTCTTCCTGCTGCCGCTGTTCCTGATCTACGTCAACATCGGCAACGCCACCGGGATCGCCCTGTTCGGCTCGCGCGGCGGGCTGATCCTGACGTACCTCACCTTCTCGCTGCCGTTCTCGATCTGGATGCTGATCGGGTACCTCGACTCGGTGCCGCGGGACCTGGACGAGGCGGCACTGGTCGACGGGTGCGGCCCGCTCGGGGCGCTGTTCCGGGTGGTCGTGCCCGCCGCGATCCCCGGGATCGTCGCGGTCGCCGTCTACGCCTTCATGACCGCGTGGGGCGAGGTGCTCTTCGCCTCCGTCATGACCAACGACACCACCCGCACCCTCGCCGTCGGACTCCAGGGCTACTCCACCCTCAACAACGTGTACTGGAACCAGATCATGGCCGCCTCGCTGGTCGTGAGCGTCCCCGTGGTCGCCGGGTTCCTGCTCCTCCAGCGCTATCTCGTCGCCGGGCTGACGGCGGGCGCCGTCAAGTGA
- a CDS encoding GH1 family beta-glucosidase, giving the protein MTIDLAALPRDFLWGTATAAYQIEGAVAEDGRAPSIWDTFSHTPGKVAGGDTGDVACDHYHRWREDIDLMRRLGTNAYRLSVAWPRVVPGGDGPVNAKGLDFYDELIDGLLAAGITPSVTLYHWDLPQALQDRGGWPVRDTAEHFAAYASVVAGRLGDRVNHWTTLNEPLCSAWIGHLEGKMAPGLTDLTAAVRASYHLLLGHGLATRAIRAAAPGAQVGIVNNLSTIHPASDRPEDLAAARRMDGHTNRWWLDPIHGRGFPDDMREVYGVELPERPGDLATIAQPLDWLGLNYYMPATVADDPTAPAPRVREVARPGVPRTGMDWEIDASGIETLLLRLTHEYGARRLYVTENGSAYPDVVRPDGTIDDPERQEYLIDHLAACASAARKGAPLAGYFAWSLLDNFEWAYGYDKRFGLVHVDYKTQKRTIKGTGHRYADVIRAHADSRREAA; this is encoded by the coding sequence GTGACCATCGACCTCGCCGCACTCCCGCGGGACTTCCTGTGGGGCACGGCCACGGCCGCCTACCAGATCGAGGGAGCCGTCGCCGAGGACGGACGCGCCCCCTCGATCTGGGACACCTTCTCCCACACACCCGGCAAGGTCGCGGGCGGCGACACCGGCGACGTCGCCTGCGACCACTACCACCGCTGGCGCGAGGACATCGACCTCATGCGCCGACTCGGCACCAACGCCTACCGGTTGTCCGTCGCCTGGCCGCGCGTCGTGCCCGGCGGGGACGGCCCGGTCAACGCCAAGGGCCTCGACTTCTACGACGAGTTGATCGACGGCCTCCTCGCCGCCGGCATCACCCCGTCCGTCACCCTCTACCACTGGGACCTGCCCCAGGCGCTCCAGGACCGCGGCGGCTGGCCCGTGCGCGACACCGCGGAGCACTTCGCCGCGTACGCCTCGGTCGTGGCCGGCCGGCTGGGAGACCGGGTGAACCACTGGACCACGCTCAACGAACCCCTGTGCTCGGCGTGGATCGGCCACCTGGAGGGCAAGATGGCCCCCGGCCTCACCGACCTCACCGCCGCCGTCCGCGCCTCCTACCACCTGCTCCTCGGCCACGGCCTGGCCACCCGGGCGATCCGGGCGGCGGCCCCCGGCGCCCAGGTCGGTATCGTCAACAACCTCTCGACGATCCACCCCGCCAGCGACCGGCCCGAGGACCTCGCCGCCGCCCGCCGCATGGACGGCCACACCAACCGCTGGTGGCTGGACCCGATCCACGGCCGCGGCTTCCCCGACGACATGCGCGAGGTCTACGGCGTCGAACTCCCCGAGCGGCCGGGCGACTTGGCGACCATCGCGCAGCCGCTGGACTGGCTGGGCCTGAACTACTACATGCCGGCGACCGTGGCCGACGACCCCACCGCGCCCGCACCCCGGGTCCGCGAGGTCGCCCGCCCCGGTGTCCCGCGCACCGGCATGGACTGGGAGATCGACGCCAGCGGCATCGAGACCCTGCTGCTCCGCCTGACCCACGAGTACGGCGCCCGCAGGCTCTACGTCACCGAGAACGGCTCCGCGTACCCCGACGTCGTACGCCCCGACGGCACGATCGACGACCCGGAACGCCAGGAATACCTGATCGACCACCTCGCCGCCTGCGCGTCCGCCGCCCGCAAGGGCGCCCCGCTGGCCGGGTACTTCGCCTGGTCCCTGCTGGACAACTTCGAGTGGGCGTACGGCTACGACAAGCGGTTCGGCCTCGTCCACGTCGACTACAAGACCCAGAAGCGCACGATCAAGGGGACCGGTCACCGGTACGCCGACGTCATCCGCGCACACGCGGACAGCAGGCGCGAGGCAGCCTGA
- a CDS encoding polysaccharide lyase family 7 protein — MNRRSLLRTGTGLLAGGAALAVPRTALAVAAADPTAGWTRTSFSYSWQKPWNLDLGERHGYSGGVHRMWVYATDEPFEEGSSTDPRTEMRWKVDYTTGNRMWDADVHLPSGTDGASFVQILRGVHPSGTPATDIMLNVYDTDGGTVRRYDGTVLRTGVYDTWFNVKIAHQATTGTGTVKVYLDNALVLTVADRGPATRYFKNGVYNHGSGRAEARFRNIRYWTR; from the coding sequence ATGAATCGGAGATCACTGTTACGGACCGGGACCGGGCTGCTGGCCGGCGGGGCCGCGCTCGCTGTGCCGCGTACGGCGCTCGCCGTCGCGGCCGCCGATCCCACGGCCGGCTGGACCCGGACCTCGTTCAGTTACAGCTGGCAGAAGCCCTGGAACCTCGACCTCGGCGAGCGGCACGGCTACAGCGGCGGGGTCCACCGGATGTGGGTGTATGCCACCGACGAGCCCTTCGAGGAGGGCAGTTCCACCGACCCGCGCACCGAGATGCGCTGGAAGGTCGACTACACCACCGGCAACCGCATGTGGGACGCCGACGTCCACCTGCCCTCCGGCACGGACGGCGCGTCCTTCGTGCAGATCCTGCGCGGCGTCCACCCCTCGGGCACCCCGGCCACCGACATCATGCTCAACGTCTACGACACGGACGGCGGCACCGTGCGCCGCTACGACGGCACGGTGCTCAGAACGGGGGTGTACGACACCTGGTTCAACGTGAAGATCGCCCACCAGGCGACCACCGGCACCGGCACGGTCAAGGTCTACCTCGACAACGCCCTCGTCCTGACCGTCGCCGACCGGGGCCCGGCCACCCGCTACTTCAAGAACGGCGTCTACAACCACGGCTCGGGACGGGCGGAGGCCCGCTTCCGCAACATCCGCTACTGGACGCGCTGA